TGGCCTCGGCCAGGGTGGCAACTGTCACAACCTTGATTCCAGGGGGAATATTTGCGATATCTCCACTGTTGCCAGCAGGGGCTAGAAAGAGTGTGGCACCAGCTTTATGTGCTGCCAGAATTTTCTCGTTAATCCCACCAATGGGACCGACTTTTCCATCAGTTGTAATTGTTCCCGTTCCTGCGATGTGGCGTCCTTGCAGTAAATCCTTCTGAGTTAACAATTCGATAACGCCAATTGCAAAGATCATGCCGCCACTTGGCCCACCGGTTTTCTTCACATCAAATGTGATGTTCTTTATCTGCAAATCATCGGCAGGAACGCCATATTCAGGGTGCAATCGCAAAAAGGAGAGTGCGGCGGTTTTAGCATTATCTTGTGAGTTAACCATGTCAGCTTTGGCTTTTTTGTCTTCACTCTTTTGGGTCGTGCCAGGTGGATATATTGCAGATCGAGGATAAACGGCCTCATCAGCTTTGATCCATGAATAAAGAATTTCTGGTCCGATTATCCAAGAGTTTGGATTA
This DNA window, taken from Candidatus Planktophila vernalis, encodes the following:
- a CDS encoding S16 family serine protease, producing MRFSPLPRIALIILTIFASLALIAPLPYVIILPGQAQNIFEKLITIKDQKSYPANGRIDLMSIRVTNPNSWIIGPEILYSWIKADEAVYPRSAIYPPGTTQKSEDKKAKADMVNSQDNAKTAALSFLRLHPEYGVPADDLQIKNITFDVKKTGGPSGGMIFAIGVIELLTQKDLLQGRHIAGTGTITTDGKVGPIGGINEKILAAHKAGATLFLAPAGNSGDIANIPPGIKVVTVATLAEAMAAL